Genomic segment of Paenibacillaceae bacterium GAS479:
TGTTTGAGGGGAATAAGCTCTATCAGTTTCGTTAGCGTCAGCATGGACCAGTTGGGAACCCTGAGTTTCCCTAGCGTGAAGCAAAGCGATAGGGCTTTCACAAAAAACGGAAGGAAACCGAGCTTTGGCTCAGTCTCCTTCCGTTTTGCTGTTATTAGTATGCGGCACCGCATTCAAAGTCGGAGACGCAGCAACCAGCAGCTTAGTTAAAGGAGCTGAAGATAGCATCGTTGAGAACGTTAGTCTCTTCTACTCCAAGCCTACACAGGCACTACTTGTCCTCTTCTACCTCAAACCTACGCCACCGTAGCTAATCGACTTTCCCACCATTCTGTGCAACTCCCGGTTATTCCTCTTCTTCCTCAAGCATCCCCCTTCGCAGCATACGACGTGGCCGCAGCAGCAAATAGAACAAGGCCAGCAACGCGGCCGCTACCGCCGGAATGACCGCACCTGCAATCAGTAGCGGCATGCAGCCGGCTAACCATAACAGTGTCCCGATTACGATAAGTGCGAAGCGATCCACAACCGCTGCAGAGCGCAGCCTTCCATTCTCCGGCAGCGGATACACATGACGCCATACAGTATGCCGATGCCAAGAGGCAAGGGCTCCAGACTGTAAACCGGCAATAACCAGGAAGAGCAGCAAACATGCGGCAGCTCCCCAGCCTTGAAGCCACTTGGCTTCACCAAGCCAGTAGCTGCTAAGCATACCCAGCAGCGTCAAGCGCAGCAGCATGCCTCCAAGCTCAGTACGCGCAATGCTAAGACTATACAGATAAGTATAGGTACTTCGGCGGCGCAACGGGATTCTCGAAGCGATCCAGGAAAAGTACGGTCGAGACCGCACACTGGAAGGCTGTGAGGGAACATCCGTGAACCAGCCGAAAAAGCGATTGTAACGCCCCTCTGTCCGCTCCTCTTCGCGAATCAACTGCTCCCAAGGCAGCCGAAGCCGCGCCGGAATCCGGGAGGCTTGCCACCACAAAATGATAGAGGGTATCGTTACCAAGAGGGCTTTAAATGGTTCGGCGGACAGCCAAAAATAGAGCATGCAAACGGTCAAAAGCAGTCTGAGCAGTTTCAACAAGCGACGGCTGATCGGCCACGCCGTCTGGCGTTCACGCCAAGCGGCGCCGCTTCCAAGCAGCTTGAGCGCAAGGACAACCACCAGCACCGTGACAAGGCTCGGCGTCCAGCCCGAAACAGCATCCTCCGGCACATGGGAACGAATCGGCCAATACAGGAGCAGTACAGCTGCTGCCAGCAAAAGCCCTCCCGGCAACGTATGCCGCCAAGAACGGCGCATATAACCGCCCATGGATGCCTCTCTGCGCGTGAGAAACACCAGATCCGCCGGCTGCAGCCAGGTGCGCATCGGATTCCAGTAAAGGACAGGAGCAAGCAGCAGCGTACCGACCGCTGCCGCCGGATAATTAGCCGGAATCCGGTCAATAAAGTCAGTATAAAACGCGGAACCGGTAATAATGAGAGCGAATAGCACGAGCGGCAAGCCGCTGCGTGCCATATCTCCCAGATAAGGCAGACAACTGCGGAAGAAGACGCCGGCTCTTCGGCGCCATTCTTTTTCAAGCGCCTCGTCCATCAGCGTCACTCTCCTCCACGACACGATAGAAGATTTCCTCCAGGGAATCCCCCTCCTGTCCTCGTGACGTTCTCACCTGATCCATCGTTCCCATTTCCTGAATCCTGCCTCCATGCAGCAGAATGAATCGGTCACAATAGGTTTCAACCGTGGACAGAATATGCGTACTCATCAGAATCGCCGCGCCTCTACTCCGTTCTAACATAAGTCGATCCAGCAGAGAACGGATACCAAGCGGGTCCAGTCCGAGAAAAGGCTCATCGATGATATACAAAGCAGGTCGAGCCAGCAGTGCATTCATCAGCATTACCTTCTGTTTCATCCCTTTGGAGAGATGAGCGGCACGAGCCGACTTTTTGGATGTCATGCGGAACTCGTCCAGCAGCTGTTCGGAACGTTCTCGATATTCTTGCTCTTCGAGGCCATACGCCATTGCAGTCAGTCTCAGATGCTCCTCAACAGTCAATTCCTCGAACAGGACGGGTACTTCCGGCACATAGGCAAAAGCTCCACGATATCGTTCCGGATCCTGATGAAGCGTCGTGCCAGCAATAAGCACCTCGCCGCGCTGCGGAGCCATCAGCCCAAGCAGATGTTTGACCGTTGTACTTTTACCGGCGCCGTTGAGGCCGATCAGCCCCATCATCTCGCCTGCCCGAACCTTAAAGTCCAGCTCATGAAGTACAGGACGTCGGGGACTATATCCGCCGGTCAACCCCTTCACATGAAGTACCTCATCTCCGAACCGCTCTTGGTCCATCTTGCGCTACCTCCTATCAATCAGCTCTTCACTGGTCCGTCATGATCCCTTTTGGCCTTAAGCCATTTTGGGGCGCCTTTGTTTTTGTCAGCCTTCGCTGCGCGTGGCTTAGAGGACTTGCCAGCAGCTCCAGCCGTCTTTGCCGACACCGAAGAACGGTTTTGGCCTGGCTTCCCTGTGCCTGCTGCACCTCCAGCTCCTACGGCTCCTGAAGCAGTTCCGGCTCTTGCCGGCCCCACACTTCCAGCTCTCGCTGTGCCTACATCTCCGGCTCTTGCCGCCCCCGTACTTCCAGCTCTCGTTATGCCTGAAACTCCAACTTTACCTGTGCCTGTAGAACTTCCAGTTCTTCCTACTCCTACTCCTACTCCTGCAAAACCAGCTCTACCTGTGCCTGCAGCACCTGATCCGCCGCCTGCTCCTCCAGCCGATCTGCCAGCTGGCTGTCCTGTAGTCCGTCCAGTGTCAGGAGTTGCAGCTTGCGCTGATACAACAGACGACTGGCCAGCTAAAGGTTCGCGCGTCCTGCTTCCAGCGCCGCTTGGAGCGGATGATGCAGAGTAGCTATATCCGGCAGCAGATGTTCCACCATACGACTGCCTATTAGCAGCTTTACCGCTATCCGATCCCTCTCTTGCACCTTTGCTTGCTACATCCGGTCTACTGCTATCTCCTCGAGCGCCACGGCTTCCATTAGCAGCATGACGAGGCAGATCCGCTGGATCCCACAGCTTGCCCTTG
This window contains:
- a CDS encoding ABC-2 type transport system permease protein; translated protein: MDEALEKEWRRRAGVFFRSCLPYLGDMARSGLPLVLFALIITGSAFYTDFIDRIPANYPAAAVGTLLLAPVLYWNPMRTWLQPADLVFLTRREASMGGYMRRSWRHTLPGGLLLAAAVLLLYWPIRSHVPEDAVSGWTPSLVTVLVVVLALKLLGSGAAWRERQTAWPISRRLLKLLRLLLTVCMLYFWLSAEPFKALLVTIPSIILWWQASRIPARLRLPWEQLIREEERTEGRYNRFFGWFTDVPSQPSSVRSRPYFSWIASRIPLRRRSTYTYLYSLSIARTELGGMLLRLTLLGMLSSYWLGEAKWLQGWGAAACLLLFLVIAGLQSGALASWHRHTVWRHVYPLPENGRLRSAAVVDRFALIVIGTLLWLAGCMPLLIAGAVIPAVAAALLALFYLLLRPRRMLRRGMLEEEEE
- a CDS encoding ABC-2 type transport system ATP-binding protein — protein: MDQERFGDEVLHVKGLTGGYSPRRPVLHELDFKVRAGEMMGLIGLNGAGKSTTVKHLLGLMAPQRGEVLIAGTTLHQDPERYRGAFAYVPEVPVLFEELTVEEHLRLTAMAYGLEEQEYRERSEQLLDEFRMTSKKSARAAHLSKGMKQKVMLMNALLARPALYIIDEPFLGLDPLGIRSLLDRLMLERSRGAAILMSTHILSTVETYCDRFILLHGGRIQEMGTMDQVRTSRGQEGDSLEEIFYRVVEESDADGRGA